CTGCGGGACGGCCGCCCGGCCGATCTCGCGGTCGCCGCCACCAAGTCGAGCCCGATCGACGTGGTCACCGAGATGGACATCGCGGCCGAGAAACTGATCACCGGCCTCATCTCCGAACACCGCCCCGACGACGGCTTCCTCGGCGAGGAGGGCGCCTCCAGCAAGGGCACCAGCGGCATCCGCTGGGTGATCGATCCCCTCGACGGCACGGTCAACTACCTCTACGGACTGCCCACCTGGGCCGTCTCCATCGCCGCCGAGCAGGACGGCGAGACCGTCGTCGGGGTCGTCGAGATCCCGATGCGCGGCGAGACGTACCACGCGGTGCGCGGCGGCGGGGCGTGGGGGAGCGGGGCCCGGGAGGGCGAGCGTGCCCTGTCCTGCCGTGCCGCGGCGCCCCTCGAGCAGGCCCTGGTCTCCACCGGCTTCAACTACGTCACCGAGGTCCGTGCCCACCAGGCCGAGGTCGCGCAGCGGCTGATCCCGCTGCTGCGGGACATCCGGCGCAGCGGCTCGGCCGCGGTCGACCTGTGCGACGTGGCCGCGGGACGCCTCGACGGCTACTACGAACGCGGGCTGCACCCCTGGGACCTCGCCGCGGGCGACCTGATCGCCCGGGAAGCGGGCGCGCTGACCGGTGGGCGGCCCGGAGAGCGCCCCGCACGTGACCTGACGGTGGCGGCCTCCCCCGGCGTCTTCGAGCCCCTCCAGCGACTCCTGGAGGACTTCGGCGCCTGGCACGACTGAGCCGCTCCCGCGCGGCCACGCGAAGGGGCCCCGGCGCTGGATTCGCCGGGGCCCCTCCGCGTACCTGCGAACTGCTCAGACGCTCGTCGCGCCGACCTCCACACCGTGCTCGGCGGCGAGGCGGCGCAGGTCGTCGAGCTCGGCCTGTTCCACCTCGACGAGGAAGTCGTCGCCCTCGTCACGAGCCCGCGTCAGGTCGGACTCGGTCGTCCTTATGCGGTGCAGAAGTCCTGCGGTGAATGCGTCCATGCTGCGCCCCCTCGTCCTGGGTCGTGGGTCGGTGGCACGGGGGTGTGCCGGTTGGGAAGGGGCGATCACGTCTGCCATAGGTGCCCAGCGCTGCCCTGCCGGGCGGCGACGGTGCCGGACACCCACGCCCGCTCTGCGGCAAACGGACCGCGGAGTACCGCATGGTGCTGCGGCACATGCAGAGCGTGATCGCGGGGTGTAAAGCCGTCCTCCCCCCGCTCCCTTCCGCGGAAACCTCAACCTCACGAGAAAATCTCGCATTCCCGGGCTTCACACCCGGCCTTCATCTTCCGCGCACCCGCCTTACCGCCGACTTATGGCCGAAAAGGGCAGGATGGAAGCCCACACTCACCAAAACCCCTGCCCGCGTGCGCTCACGGAGCGCTACGCGGGTGGACACAGGAAGGACAAGCGACGTGCGCGTACTCGTCGTCGAGGACGAGCAGCTGCTCGCCGATGCGGTGGCCACCGGACTGCGCCGGGAGGCCATGGCCGTCGACGTCGTGTACGACGGTGCGGCCGCCCTGGAGCGCATCGGCGTCAACGACTACGACGTGGTCGTCCTCGACCGGGACCTCCCCCTCGTCCACGGCGACGACGTCTGCCGCAAGATCGTCGAACTCGGCATGCCCACGCGCGTGCTGATGCTCACTGCCTCCGGTGACGTCAGCGACCGCGTCGAGGGCCTGGAGATCGGCGCCGACGACTATCTCCCCAAGCCCTTCGCCTTCAGCGAGCTGATCGCACGCGTGCGTGCCCTCGGCCGGCGCACCAGCCTGCCGCTGCCGCCCGTCCTGGAGCGGGCCGGCATCAAGCTCGACCCCAACCGCCGTGAGGTCTTCCGCGACGGCAAGGAGGTCCAGCTCGCGCCCAAGGAGTTCGCCGTCCTGGAGGTGCTGATGCGCAGCGAGGGAGCGGTGGTCTCCGCGGAGCAGCTCCTCGAGAAGGCCTGGGACGAGAACACCGACCCGTTCACCAACGTCGTACGCGTGACCGTCATGACGCTCCGCCGCAAGCTGGGCGAACCTCCGGTGATCGTCACCGTCCCCGGTTCCGGCTACCGGATCTGATCCGCCGTGGCATCGACACCCGCGCCTCCCCAGGCGCCCCCGAAGCCCACCTGGGACCCCAGGAGCCCGCAGACCCCCTTCCCCTGGCTGCGCCCGACCATCCGCATACGGCTCACGCTGCTGTACGGCGGGATGTTCCTGATCGCCGGCATCCTGCTGCTGTCGATCATCTACCTGCTCGCCGCGCAGGCCCTCCACGAGGGCGGCGGCGGCCAGTCCTTGCAGGTGCGCGGGGTCAATCTCAACGTCACCAGCGCGACCTGCCCCGCCGTGAACTCCGCGACCGGGGACGAGATCAACTCGGTGCTCAAGCAGTGCGACGCCGTCCAGCGGCAGCACGCCCTGGACGACCTCCTCAGCCGGTCCCTGCTGGCCCTCCTGGGCCTCGCCGTGATCGCCTTCGCCTTCGGTTACGCCATGGCCGGCCGGGTGCTGTCCCCGCTCGGCCGCATCACCCGGACCGCGCGCGCGGTGGCGGGCTCGGACCTGTCCCGCCGTATCGAGCTGGACGGACCGGACGACGAGCTGAAGGAGCTGGCCGACACCTTCGACGACATGCTGGAGCGCCTCCAGCGGGCCTTCACGGCCCAGCAGCGCTTCGTGGGCAACGCCTCGCACGAGCTGAGGACACCGCTGGCGATCAACCGCACGCTGCTCGAAGTGCATCTCTCCGATCCGAACGCGCCGGTGGAGCTCCAGCAGCTCGGCAAGACGCTGCTGGCCACCAACGAGCGCAGCGAACAGCTCGTCGAGGGCCTGCTGCTGCTCGCCCGCAGCGACAACCAGATCGTCGAGCGCAAGCCGGTCGACCTCGCGGAGGTCGCCGAGCAGGCCATCGACCAGGTGCACGGGGAGGCGGCGGCCAAGGGCGTGGTGATCCGCGGAGAGCAGAAACCCGCCGTCGTCCAGGGCAACGGCGTCCTGTTGGAGCGGATCGCGCTGAATCTCGTGCAGAACGCCGTACGGTACAACGTGTCCGAGGACGGCTGGGTCGAGGTGACCACCGAGGTCCAGCACGGGCAGGCGGTCCTCGTCGTGTCGAACACCGGGCCGGTGGTGCCCGCATATGAGATCGATAATCTGTTCGAGCCCTTCCGTCGCCTGCGTACGGAGCGGACGGGCAGTGACAAGGGGGTCGGGTTGGGCCTGTCCATCGTGCGGTCCGTGGCCCGGGCGCACGGCGGTCATATCGCGGCCCAGCCGCGCGAGGGGGGTGGGCTCGTGATGCGGGTCACCTTCCCCGTCTGAGATCATGTCGCCGACACACGCGGGGATGTTCGCTTTGCGCGGAATTTTCTGGGTCCCGACCTGGGTTCCCCGTGTGTGATCGATCACAAGGGCGAATTTCCGGCCATCTACTCTCCGTGATCATGAATGCCGTCGTAAAGCCCGGAAAATCCGGGTTTTCAGGGGTCCTGATCACGGGAAGTACACGGTGAGACGCCTTTGAAGTGCGGCATTCGGACCGTGTACGGTCCCGATCGCCATCCAAGCCGATCACTCGTGAGGAGTTCGGTTGGGTGTCGATTGAGTAACAGACCTTGATGTGAGGCAAAATCTCCGCCTCGAGGCGGGCACAAGTCCGGCCTCTCACGCGTTACGTGCGCTGGAGACACCGCAGACACCCAGAGGGGGAGAGGCGAAATGGCTACCGATTACGACACCCCACGCAAGACCGATGACGACGTCGACTCAGACAGTCTCGAAGAGCTGAAGGCAAGGCGGAACGACAAGTCCGCTTCCGCAGTCGACGTCGACGAATTCGAGGCCGCGGAAGGACTCGAGCTGCCCGGCGCAGACCTCTCGAACGAGGAACTGGCCGTCCGGGTGCTGCCGAAGCAGCAGGACGAGTTCACTTGCATGAGCTGCTTCCTGGTGCACCACCGCAGCCAGCTGGCCCGGGAGAAGAACGGCCAGCCGATCTGCCGCGACTGCGACTGAGGCGGGGTCGGCCGTGACTGGCTCGACCCCACCTCGGAAGCGCCGCTTCCCCCTGCGGGGAACGGACAAGGGGCCCTCCCGCGGCCCTCACGGCGTGCGTGACGACGAGCGAGGCTCATCCGGTACGGGAGCGGTCCCTGCGGGATCGGCCTCGCTCGAACCCGCGGCTGACCGGGCTGACCTCCCGGTGCCGACGCGGAGCGCCGCCCCCGTCGCCAAGCGACGGGCGGCGGTCATCCGGGACAAGGCGACGGACCTGGCCCGGGAAGGCGTCCGAAGGGGCGGGAACCGCGCCAGGGCGGGACTGGGGCACCTCGCCGACCGGATCATCGACCTCGCCCCACGGGTCCCCGTACGGGACCTCCAGACGCTGCGCGGGCAGTTCCCCGGTCTCGGGCCCGAGCAGCTCGCGGACAAGCTCGTGTCGGGCGCGGCGAACGCCACGTCCACCGTCGGCGCGGGCATCGGGGCGGCGGCGATGCTTCCCGTGCCCCCCGCGATGCCGACCGAACTGGCCGCGGAGATCACCGGGGTCGCGGCGATCGAGCTGAAACTCATCGCCGAACTCCACGAGGTCTACGGCGTGCGGCCGGCGGGCAATCTCAAGGACCGCAGTACCGCGTATCTGCGCTCGTGGTCGGGCGAACGCGGCGTCAATGTCATGAAGCCGTCCTCGATCAACTCGGCGCTCGGCGGCCAGATGAAGCGTGAGCTGCGCCAGCAGATCATGAAGCGCATGGTCCGTGACCTGCCGAACCTGATGCCCTTCATGGTGGGCGCCGCCGTCGGCGCGGTCATGAACCGGCGGGACACCAGGAGAGTGGCCGCGAAGGTCCGGGCCGACCTGCGGAAGATGCAGGTGCCGTGGGACGCGTTGCCGGAACTGCCGCCGCTGGAGAGGCCGGCGGATCCCCTGGCCATGGGGGAGATCTCCAAGAACCCCTTGAACCCCTTGGGTCCCGACGACCCCGATAACCCCGATAACCCCGGAGAAATCGGGCGCTGAGGCTCCGGCTACGCCGTCGCCTCCCGAGCCGCCTTCAGTGCCTCTGCCAGGCGCTCCGGCTCCCGCGTCGACAGGTACAGGTAGGGCGTGGGGTCGTCCGGGTCGGTGACCTCGACCCGCAGGGCCGTGGGGATGTAGGAGCGCAGCAGCAGGAAGGCCCGGGTGTCGGCCTTGTACGTGCGCCAGGCGCGCGCCTCGTCCGCGTCCAGGATCTCCGCCTCGCCCAGGGCCGCGACCGGGATCTTCGCCTCGCCCGCGATCAGCGAGTCGCCCACGACGCGGATGCGGAGAGAACCGTAGGAGCTGGCCACGACCGCCGCCGCCGCGGTGCCGCCGACCAGACCGCCGAGCAACGGCAGGGTGCCGAAGGGCAGCAGGATCAGGGCCATGGAGACACCCACGAGGAACGAGACGAACCACCACGATCGAGGGGCGGTCAGGCGTTCTTCGTACGGGGTGGTCGAGAGCTGCATGGAGCCAAGCTTGGCACGGTGTCCTGATAGGGCGGACGCGCGGGTAAGGTCTGCGGCTGTGAGTGGTACTTCCGCAGCTCTTGAGCCTCCGGCCGATGCCGTGAAACCCGTCCGGCACCCCGACGCTCCCGTGCCCGGCGAGCTTCTCGGCGCCCACTACGAACACTGTTTCGGATGTGGCGGCGAGCAGAAGCATGGGCTGCATCTGGAGGCGCGGGCCGGCGAGGGGGTGACCGTCACCGCCGAATTCACCGTGCAGCCCGCCCACCAGGGCGCGCCCGGCCTCGCGCACGGCGGCATCCTGGCCACCGCCCTCGACGAGACGCTCGGCTCGCTGAACTGGCTGCTGCGGACGATCGCCGTGACCGGACGGCTGGAGACCGACTTCGTACGGCCCGTGCCCGTAGGTACCACGCTGTACCTGGAGGCCGAGGTGACGGCGGTCGCCCGGCGCAAGATCTACTCGAGCGCCACCGGGCGGATCGGCGGCCCCGACGGGCCGCTCGCCGTCCGTGCCGACGCGCTCTTCGTCGAGGTCGCGGTCGAGCACTTCGTGAGCCACGGCCGTGAGACGGAGATCCAGGCCGCCATGAGCGACCCGGACCAGATCAGGCGCACCCGCGCCTTCGAGGTGAACCCGTGAGCCGCGACCCCCTGAACGTTCTGATCCGGCGCGTCGACCCCGACGTACCGCTTCCGACGTACGAGCACCCGGGTGACGCCGGAGCCGATCTGCGCACCACACACAGCCATGAACTCGCGCCGGGGGAGCGGGCCGTGCTGCCCACGGGGGTGTCCATCGCCCTGCCCGAGGGGTACGCGGCCTTCGTGCACCCGCGCTCGGGGCTGGCCGCCCGGTGCGGCGTCGCCCTCGTGAATGCCCCGGGGACGGTTGATGCCGGGTACCGTGGGGAGATCAAGGTGATCGTGGTGAATCTCGACCCGCGCGAGTCCGTGCGGTTCGAGCGCTTCGACCGGATTGCCCAACTGGTCGTCCAGCAGGTCGAGAGGGTCCGCTTCCAGGAGGTGGCGGAGCTTCCCGAATCGGCGCGGGCCGCAGGGGGCTTCGGGTCCACCGGCGGGCATGCCGCCGTGGGCGGTGAAAGCGGTACAAGCGCCTCGGCCGCCGAGGGCGGCGCGACGGGTGGGAATCGATACGCTTCGGTCGTATCCGACCGGGAAGGACAGTGACGTGTTCGGACGTCGCAAGAAGAAGGGTGCCGCCGAGGACGCGGCCGGCGAGGCCGAGCAGGTCGTCGACAGTGTCGACGCTGAGGCGGACGACGTAGAGGGCGAGCGCGAGCGGGTGCGGCTCGAGCCCGAGCCGCGGCCCGACGGGCCCTGGGACGACTCGGAGGTGCGCGACCCGGCCGAGGGCCGTGTGGACCTCGGCGGGATCTTCGTGCCCGGGGTCGACGGCATGGAGCTGCGGGTGGAGGTCGCCGGTGACGCGATCGTCGCGGCGACCGTCGTACTGCGCGACAGCGCCATCCAGCTCCAGGCCTTCGCCGCTCCCAAGCGCGAGGGCATCTGGGGCGAGGTGCGCGAGGAGATCGGCTCCGGCATCACTCAGCAGGGTGGCATCGTCGACGAGGTCGAAGGCCCGCTGGGCTGGGAGCTGCGGGCTCAGGTGCCGGTGCAGCTGCCCGACGGCACGGGTGGTTTCCACGTCGTGCGGTTCGTCGGTGTGGACGGTCCCCGCTGGTTCCTGCGCGGGGTGATCTCGGGCCAGGGCGCGGTGCAGCCGCAGGCGGCCGGTCTGCTCGAGCAGATCTTCCGGGACACCGTCGTGGTCCGCGGTGAGGGCCCGATGGCGCCCCGCGACCCGATCGTCCTCAAGCTGCCGAACGACGCGCAGATGGTCCCCGAGGGCGTCCAGCAGCAGGACGAGAGCTCCCGCTTCTCCGGCGGCATGGGCCAGCTTCAGCGCGGACCGGAGATCACCGAGGTCCGCTAGTCCACGACGGCAGACCGTACGGCTGAAAGGGCCGCACCCCGGACGGGGTGCGGCCCTTTGTCGTGTTCGCGTCTCGCGTGCTTCTCGTGTGTGAACCCTTGACGGCTTATTGGTCTGGACCTACGGTCTCCGCTCAACGCCTGAGTTCATAAGGGCGCTCTGTGTTCACATACGCGAACGAGAACGGAGCTGCTGTGCGTCGAACCGCATTCCTTGTGACCGTCACCGCCCTGATCGTGGGCGCTCTCGCCTCCCCGAACGTCCCCCGGGCTCAAGCCGCCCCCACCACCTTCGCCCACCCCGGGGTCACCGTCTCCCGGGCGCAACTGGACTTCGTCCGGGGCAAGGTCGACTCCGCGGCCCAGCCCTGGAAGGGAGCCTTCGACCAGCTTCTGGCGAGCAAGTACGCCAGTCTGAGCCGCACTCCCAAGCCCCGCGCCGTGGTCGAGTGCGGGTCCTACTCCAACCCGAACTACGGCTGCACGGACGAGCGGGAGGACGCGCTCGCGGCGTACACCGACGCCCTCGCCTGGTACATCACGCGGGACGAGCGGTACGCCAAGAAGGCCATCGAGCTGATGGACGCCTGGTCGGCCGTCGTCAAGGACCACACCAACAGCAACGCGCCCCTCCAGACCGGCTGGGCCGGCTCGTCCTGGCCCAGGGCCGCCGAGATCATCAAGTACACGTACACCGGCGGCTGGGCCAACTCCGGCCGCTTCGCGACCATGCTGCGGGACGTCTACCTGCCCGAGGTCATCAACGGCTCCAACTCCAACGGCAACTGGGAGCTGTCCATGACGGAGGCCGCGATCGGCATCTCCGTCTTCCTCGAGGACAGGACGTCGTACGACAAGGCCATGGCGAAATTCCGCACCCGCACGGCCGCCTACGTCTACCTGGCCTCCGACGGCGAGCTGCCGAGGACCGTGCCGAGCCAGAACCTGAACACCCGGGACAAGATCGTCGCCTACTGGCAGGGGCAGGGCACCTTCGTCACCGGGCTGACCCAGGAGACCTGCCGCGACCTCACCCACACCGGGTACGGCATCTCCGCGATCTCGCACGTCGCCGAGACCAGCCGGATCCAGGGGCAGGACCTGTACGGCACCGATGTCGGCGAGCGGCTGCGGCAGGCCCTCGGCTTCCAGGCCAAGTACCAGCTCGGCACGGCCGTCCCGAGCTGGCTGTGCGGGGGCTCTTTGAACCAGGATCTCGGATCGGTCACCGAGGTCGGTTACAACGCGCTGCACAACCGTCTGGGCATCGCGATGACCAACACCCAGACGCTGACCCTTCAGAACCGCCCGGCCGGCACCAACAACCTCTTCGTCGCCTGGGAGACGCTCACCCACGGGGACAATCCCGCGTGACCCGGTGTCCGTGACCCGATGTGCGTGAACCGATCCGGGGGGCTCGTCCGATGAAGGGGTGAGGGGCGCCGGTGCTCGTCTCGCCGCGTCAGGGTTGCGTCAAAGGCGCCCCTCACCCTTCAGCTCGTCCCTTATGTCGGAACTGTTGGCCGTAAGGTCGACGCTGCGTACGCAGGAGTCACGGGAAGACAATGAGGCCATGGCACGCGGAAAGCTTCGGATCTACCTCGGTGCGGCACCGGGCGTGGGCAAGACGTACGCGATGCTGTCCGAGGCGCACCGCAGGGTGGAGCGCGGCACGGACTGCGTGGTGGCGTTCGTCGAGCACCACGGGCGCCAGCGCACCGAGGTGATGCTGCACGGCCTCGAGCAGGTCCCGCGCCGGGAACTGGAGTACCGGGGCGGCGTCTTCACCGAGATGGACGTGGACGCGGTCCTCGCCCGCGCCCCGCGGGTCGCCCTGGTGGACGAACTCGCCCACACCAACGTCCCGGGCTCGCGCAACGCCAAGCGCTGGCAGGACGTGCAGGAACTGCTCGCCGCCGGCGTCGACGTGGTCTCGACCGTGAACATCCAGCACCTGGAGTCCCTCGGCGACGTCGTGGAGTCGATCACGGGGGTACGGCAGCAGGAGACCGTGCCCGACGAGTTCGTCCGGCGCGCCGACCAGATCGAGCTCGTGGACATGTCACCGCAGGCGCTGCGGCGGCGGATGGCGCACGGGAACATCTACAAGCCGGACAAGGTCGACGCCGCCCTGTCCAACTACTTCCGGCCCGGAAACCTCACCGCCCTGCGGGAGCTGGCCCTGCTGTGGGTGGCCGACCGGGTCGACGAGTACCTGAAGCAGTACCGCAGCGAGCACCACGTGTCGGCGATCTG
The sequence above is a segment of the Streptomyces asoensis genome. Coding sequences within it:
- a CDS encoding DUF3093 domain-containing protein, which gives rise to MQLSTTPYEERLTAPRSWWFVSFLVGVSMALILLPFGTLPLLGGLVGGTAAAAVVASSYGSLRIRVVGDSLIAGEAKIPVAALGEAEILDADEARAWRTYKADTRAFLLLRSYIPTALRVEVTDPDDPTPYLYLSTREPERLAEALKAAREATA
- a CDS encoding alginate lyase family protein, translating into MRRTAFLVTVTALIVGALASPNVPRAQAAPTTFAHPGVTVSRAQLDFVRGKVDSAAQPWKGAFDQLLASKYASLSRTPKPRAVVECGSYSNPNYGCTDEREDALAAYTDALAWYITRDERYAKKAIELMDAWSAVVKDHTNSNAPLQTGWAGSSWPRAAEIIKYTYTGGWANSGRFATMLRDVYLPEVINGSNSNGNWELSMTEAAIGISVFLEDRTSYDKAMAKFRTRTAAYVYLASDGELPRTVPSQNLNTRDKIVAYWQGQGTFVTGLTQETCRDLTHTGYGISAISHVAETSRIQGQDLYGTDVGERLRQALGFQAKYQLGTAVPSWLCGGSLNQDLGSVTEVGYNALHNRLGIAMTNTQTLTLQNRPAGTNNLFVAWETLTHGDNPA
- a CDS encoding inositol monophosphatase family protein, with amino-acid sequence MTDPLHTELLELAKEAARRAGELLRDGRPADLAVAATKSSPIDVVTEMDIAAEKLITGLISEHRPDDGFLGEEGASSKGTSGIRWVIDPLDGTVNYLYGLPTWAVSIAAEQDGETVVGVVEIPMRGETYHAVRGGGAWGSGAREGERALSCRAAAPLEQALVSTGFNYVTEVRAHQAEVAQRLIPLLRDIRRSGSAAVDLCDVAAGRLDGYYERGLHPWDLAAGDLIAREAGALTGGRPGERPARDLTVAASPGVFEPLQRLLEDFGAWHD
- the dut gene encoding dUTP diphosphatase — translated: MSRDPLNVLIRRVDPDVPLPTYEHPGDAGADLRTTHSHELAPGERAVLPTGVSIALPEGYAAFVHPRSGLAARCGVALVNAPGTVDAGYRGEIKVIVVNLDPRESVRFERFDRIAQLVVQQVERVRFQEVAELPESARAAGGFGSTGGHAAVGGESGTSASAAEGGATGGNRYASVVSDREGQ
- a CDS encoding PaaI family thioesterase produces the protein MSGTSAALEPPADAVKPVRHPDAPVPGELLGAHYEHCFGCGGEQKHGLHLEARAGEGVTVTAEFTVQPAHQGAPGLAHGGILATALDETLGSLNWLLRTIAVTGRLETDFVRPVPVGTTLYLEAEVTAVARRKIYSSATGRIGGPDGPLAVRADALFVEVAVEHFVSHGRETEIQAAMSDPDQIRRTRAFEVNP
- a CDS encoding DUF4193 domain-containing protein, coding for MATDYDTPRKTDDDVDSDSLEELKARRNDKSASAVDVDEFEAAEGLELPGADLSNEELAVRVLPKQQDEFTCMSCFLVHHRSQLAREKNGQPICRDCD
- a CDS encoding DUF3710 domain-containing protein, translating into MFGRRKKKGAAEDAAGEAEQVVDSVDAEADDVEGERERVRLEPEPRPDGPWDDSEVRDPAEGRVDLGGIFVPGVDGMELRVEVAGDAIVAATVVLRDSAIQLQAFAAPKREGIWGEVREEIGSGITQQGGIVDEVEGPLGWELRAQVPVQLPDGTGGFHVVRFVGVDGPRWFLRGVISGQGAVQPQAAGLLEQIFRDTVVVRGEGPMAPRDPIVLKLPNDAQMVPEGVQQQDESSRFSGGMGQLQRGPEITEVR
- a CDS encoding sensor histidine kinase, which translates into the protein MASTPAPPQAPPKPTWDPRSPQTPFPWLRPTIRIRLTLLYGGMFLIAGILLLSIIYLLAAQALHEGGGGQSLQVRGVNLNVTSATCPAVNSATGDEINSVLKQCDAVQRQHALDDLLSRSLLALLGLAVIAFAFGYAMAGRVLSPLGRITRTARAVAGSDLSRRIELDGPDDELKELADTFDDMLERLQRAFTAQQRFVGNASHELRTPLAINRTLLEVHLSDPNAPVELQQLGKTLLATNERSEQLVEGLLLLARSDNQIVERKPVDLAEVAEQAIDQVHGEAAAKGVVIRGEQKPAVVQGNGVLLERIALNLVQNAVRYNVSEDGWVEVTTEVQHGQAVLVVSNTGPVVPAYEIDNLFEPFRRLRTERTGSDKGVGLGLSIVRSVARAHGGHIAAQPREGGGLVMRVTFPV
- a CDS encoding response regulator transcription factor, with protein sequence MRVLVVEDEQLLADAVATGLRREAMAVDVVYDGAAALERIGVNDYDVVVLDRDLPLVHGDDVCRKIVELGMPTRVLMLTASGDVSDRVEGLEIGADDYLPKPFAFSELIARVRALGRRTSLPLPPVLERAGIKLDPNRREVFRDGKEVQLAPKEFAVLEVLMRSEGAVVSAEQLLEKAWDENTDPFTNVVRVTVMTLRRKLGEPPVIVTVPGSGYRI